DNA from Kitasatospora herbaricolor:
CTCGGCCAGGGAGGGGCGGCGCGAGACTCGGGCAGGTCGGGACGGGCGGCGGAACGGGCGCGGACCGGGGGCCGGCCGGGGGCGGCGGGCCGTTCAGCAGGCGGCGGTGCTCTCCGGCGCTGCGAGCGGCTCGGGGGGCAGGTAGCGCCCGTTGAGCCAGGGTGAGATCCGGTGGCTCCGGGCGATCAGGGCGTGGGCCCGCCGGACGGCATCGGGGGCATCGCAAGCGCCCTGGGTCAGGTAGAGCAGCAGGTCGACGCGTCCGGGCTCGGGGCTCGCGCTGACGTGCTGGAGTCCGTCGCCGGACCGCGCATGGGCCCACAGGACGTCCACGACCTCGGCCCCTTCACCGGGCGGGACGGCTTCGCCGGACTGCCGGTGGATCAGGCTGGCGTAGACGATCTCCATGTCCGGCTCATCCGCCCCAGCCGAGGCTCTCCTGGGACACCGTCGGAGCGGGAGCGCCGACCGGGGTCGCGGCCATGGCGGCGGCGGGCACCGAGACGATGGCGGTGAGGGCGACGGCGGCGACCGCGGCGGCCTGGGCGATACGGATGCGGAACATGGTGGGACTCCTTCGGTTCAGGTGGCGTGGCTGTCGGATCCCGGCGGAGCGCCCCGCGGTTGGCGCTTCCTCCGGTCGCCTCCCGGGCTGTCTCCCTGGCGGCAATGAACAGCTTTCCCGTTCGCCGGCGGCGCCGGAAGACGTTCCGGCTGTCGCCAACCGGACTGTCCGGAAGGGGACACGATGATGCGGGCATGACAAGTGAGCGCCACGCCCGTTGGCCGTGCGACCTGGGGCGGAATCCCTCACACATGGTGCGAGAACGCACGAACGAGCCGAATAGATCTTGAGCGCAGCGTCGAAGACCTGTTTGGATACGGCGAGACGCTCGAACGCCCGACAGGGCTGCTGACCAGGGGGACGAATGCTAGAGGTACTGGGACTGACCGCTGCGGCCACGGGGGTGTACCGGGCGATGCTCGACCACCCCGGCTACGACGTGGACGACATCGCCACCCACTGCGGTCTGACACCTGCCCAAGTACACGACCACCTCGACGAGTTGTCCCGACTCACACTCATCCGCGTCTCCGCCGAACGGCCCGGCCGGATGCGCGCCGTCAGTCCCGAGATCGGCCTGGCCGGCATCCTCGCGAGCCAGGAGGCCGACCTCGCGGCCCGCCAGGCCCAGCTGGCATCGTCCCGGGCCGCCGTCACCCGCATGGTCGCCGAGCGCGCCGAGCAGCGGACGACCCACGGCGAGCGCCTCCTCGGCATGGACGCCATCCACAGCCGCCTCGAACGGATGGGCCACTCCGCCACCACCGAGATCCTCAGCAGCCAGCCGGGCAACCAGCGCCCCGAGGACCTCGTCGCCAGCCGTCCGGCCGACACCGAGGCGCTCGGGCGCGGCATCACCATGCGCACCCTCTACCAGGACGCCACCCGCAACCAGCCCCACGTCGCCAACTACGCCCATTGGCTGCTCAGTCAGGGCAGCGAGGTCCGCACCGTCCCGGCGATACCCCAGCGACTGGTGCTCGTCGACCGCACCCAGGCCCTCGTCCCCATCGACCCCGCCGACAACCGCAAGGGCGCCTTGTACGTCACCGAACCCGGCATCCTCGCCGCCCTGCTCGACCTCTTCGAGCAGGCCTGGAACACGGCCGTCCCGCTCGGCGCCGCCCGCCCGGAAGACCCGCGGACCAGCCTCACACCCACCGAGCGCGATCTCCTGCGCCTGCTCAGCTCCGGCCTCACCGACGACGCCGCGGGCCAGCGCCTCGGCATCTCCTCGCGCACGGTCGGGCGCCACATGTCCTCGATCATGGAACGCCTGGGCGCCAGCAGCCGCTTCGAAGCGGGCATCAAGGCCGCCCACAAGGGCTGGCTCTGACCCGAGCCGGCAACCGGCAGCATCGCTGACGAGGGACTGCCGGGCCTCCGGGCCCGGCAGTCCCTCGTCACCGGCGTCAGCAACGGCGAGTTCCCCGCTGTAGGCCACCGACCGTTCGAGCCCCCGGGATCCGAACGCACTTCGGGGGCGTCGGGGCGGGCCGGCAACCGGCGACCGACCCCTGGCCCGTTTCCGACCACGCTGCCGTATCCGCTCAAGACGTGGGCCCGCCCAGGGCGGTGCGCTGTGGGCGGATCAGCGGGCGACCGAGATCGCGAAGGGCGCGAATCCGCCGGACCGGATCACATGCGGCACGAACAGTATCGCGGCCTCCGTCGCGCGGGCGGTCCGGATCCCGCCGAGATCGGTGATCCACTCCTCGCGCCAGCCGAGGTCGGCGAGCAGGTCGCGGACGGCCTGCTTGGCCTGCGGGTCCTCGCCGGAGAGGAACGCGTCGGGTGCCCGGGTGAGCATGGCCGGCGCGGTCATCACCGGGAAGAGCATGGTGTTGAGGGTCTTGACGACGCGCGTGTCGGGGAGCGCCTCCTGGAGTTGCTCGGCGAGGCTGGAGCCGGGGTAGATCAGGTCGGCGGGCAGTCCGTCCGGTCCGTCGACGGTGGCGTTGGAGACGTCGACGAGGATCTTCCCGCGCAGTTCCTCGCGCAGGGCCGCGAGCCGCTCCAGCGAGCCGGCGCCCGGGGTGGCGTTGATGACGATTCGGGCGGTCCGGGCGGCGTCGGCGGCGGCACCCGGCGTGCGGTCCGCCACCGTCACTTCGTGCCCTGCCCGGGTCAGGGCCGTGGCCAGGTTGCCGCCGACGCGGCCGTTTCCGAGAACTGCGATGGTGGTCATGGTGATCCGGTCCTTCCGTGGGTACAGGTACAGGTGTGGTGCGCGGTCAGCGTGAGAGCGTGGCGACGGCCTCGGCGTGGACGCCCGGCGCGGCCGCCAGGAAGCTCCCGCTCTGCGGGGTCCAGGGGCGGCCCTCGGCGTCGGAGATCCGTCCGCCGGCCTCGGTGACGAGCAGCGCCCCGGGCAGCAGGTCGGCGCGGGCGCCGGCGAACTGCCAGAAGGCGTCAGTCCGTCCGGCGGCCACGTTCACCAGGTGCAGGGTCGCGGGCACGGCGGTGCGCACGACGAGCGCGTCGAAGAGCATGGCGGTGATCGAGGAGCCGACCCGCCGCACGACCTCCTCGTCCTCGTCCGGCCGGGCCTGGCTCGTGGCCACGATGCTCAGGCCGAGGTCCGCCGTCCGGGAGACCTGCAGCGGCCGGCCGTCGAGGTGGGCGCCCGCGCCGGCGAGCGCGGTGTAGGTCTCTCCGGTCAACGGCAGGTGGACCACGGTCAGCACCGGCCGGTTGTCGCGCACCAGGGTGGCGGTCACCGCCCACTCCGGCAGGGCGTGCAGGTGGTTGACGTTGCCTTCGGCCGGATCCACCACCCACCACTCGCCGGGCGGCAGCGCCCCGCCGTCCAGCTCCTCCTCCACCCAGCCGGCCTGCGGGCGCAGGCGGGTGAGGCCGGGGCGCAGGATGTCGAGGGCCGCGTCGTCGTTGGCGGCGAGCGCACGCATCAGCTCCTCGCGGGTCCGGTAGTCCACCACCTCGCCGAAGCGCTCGCGCAGCGCCGTGCCGGCCGCGCGCACGGCGATCACGGTCCGGTCGAGCAGGTCGGCGTCAACGGCGGCGACATCAGTGGCCTGAAGGGCTTCGGACATGGTGGAACTCCCTTGCGAGGATGGGGTGATCGGCCACTCGGGGCCGGGTGCGCATTCCGTCTTGCGCCTTCCCCTCGAAGGTATAGAGCCCCACCGTTAACTTCAAATGCATGTCAAGCACGGATAGGATTACTCATATGCAATTGGATTTGAACCTGCTCGCCGCGCTCGACGCGCTGCTGGAAGAGGGAAGCGTGGCCGGGGCGGCCGCGCGACTGCACGTCACCGCCCCCGCGATGAGCCGCAGTCTCGGCCGGATCAGGCGCACGACCGGGGATCAGATCCTGGTGCGCACCGGCCGCACGATGACCCCGACGCCGTACGCGATCGCCGTCCGGCAGCAGGTGCACGAGCTGCTGCACGAGGTCCAGGGAGTGCTGGCGCCGAGCCGTGAACTCGATCTGGCGACGCTGGAGCGCACCTTCACCCTCCGCTGGCACGACTCCCTGGTCGCCCTGAGCGGTCCCGCCCTGCTCGCGGCCGTGCGCGGACAGGCGCCGGGCGTGCGGCTGCGCTTCGTCGCGGAATCGAACGTGGACACCCCCGACCTGCGACGCGGCGAGGTCGACCTGGAGGCGAACGCCAACCGCCCGAGCGCACCGGACATCCGTACCGAGAACCTGGGCGGGACCCGCGTCGTCGTGGTCGTGCGGCAGGGGCACCCCCTCACCCGCGTCCGGACCGTCACCGCCGAGCAGTACGCCGCCGCCGAGCACGTCACCGTCTCGCGACGCGGAAACCTGAGCAACGCCCTCGACGAAGCCCTCGCAGCGCTCGGCCTCACCCGCCGTGTGGTGGCGACCGCGCCGACGGAGGCGGCCGCGCTCGAGTTCGCGCGCGGCTCCGATCTCCTGATCAGCGTCCCCGAGGCCACCACCAGGTCCGCGGCCGCCGACCTGGGCCTGGCCGTACTCCGGCTCCCGCTCGACCTGCCATCGGCGCCGGTGTACCTGTCGTGGCATCAGCGCTACGACACCGACCAGGCCCACGCCTGGCTGCGCGGGCTGGCACGGACCGCGCTGGCCGTGGGCGGAGCGGCGTAGCCGGACCCCTCACGCGCACCCCGGCCGGAGCGATCGCCGCGCGTGCCCCCGGGGCTCCGGGCGGCGGCCGCCGTGGCCCGGGCGGGCCCGGCCGTACGGGAGCGGTCGGGGCCGAGCACGCACACCGTCCCGGGCGCCGCGCCGGCCGAGCACCCCCGGCACTTCGGTCGGACTTTCGAAATCCCCTGCGGGGATCGGGAGTTGCGGCGAAGCTGGACGTGAGCCGAGGCCGATCAGGCGGCCGAGGGGACGGCTCGTCATCGGTGGGCAACGGCCTGCTCCGGCCCACGCCCGTCGGGGGGAGCTCCACCTAGGGGAGGGCACGATGAACGGAACAGGACGGACCAGGCGCCTGGCCATCCGCGGCGCCGTGGCGGTCGCGACGGTCGCCCTGGCGGCGACGGTGACACCGGCCGGGGCGGCCGGCGGACCGGCCCGCACCGAACAGGTCAGCGTCGGCCCGGGCGGCGCCCGCGCGAACGCCCAGGCGTACGGCGAGTCGCTCAGCGCGGACGGCCGCTTCGCCGTGTTCAGCTCGGAGGCCGACAACCTGGTGCCGGGGGACACCAACGGCTTCTACGACGTGTTCGTCCGGGACCTGCGCAACGGACGCACCGAGCGGGTCAGCGTGGGCACGGGCGGCGTGCAGGGCAACGCCTTCTCCTCCAGCGGCG
Protein-coding regions in this window:
- a CDS encoding helix-turn-helix transcriptional regulator, with the protein product MLEVLGLTAAATGVYRAMLDHPGYDVDDIATHCGLTPAQVHDHLDELSRLTLIRVSAERPGRMRAVSPEIGLAGILASQEADLAARQAQLASSRAAVTRMVAERAEQRTTHGERLLGMDAIHSRLERMGHSATTEILSSQPGNQRPEDLVASRPADTEALGRGITMRTLYQDATRNQPHVANYAHWLLSQGSEVRTVPAIPQRLVLVDRTQALVPIDPADNRKGALYVTEPGILAALLDLFEQAWNTAVPLGAARPEDPRTSLTPTERDLLRLLSSGLTDDAAGQRLGISSRTVGRHMSSIMERLGASSRFEAGIKAAHKGWL
- a CDS encoding NADPH-dependent F420 reductase, coding for MTTIAVLGNGRVGGNLATALTRAGHEVTVADRTPGAAADAARTARIVINATPGAGSLERLAALREELRGKILVDVSNATVDGPDGLPADLIYPGSSLAEQLQEALPDTRVVKTLNTMLFPVMTAPAMLTRAPDAFLSGEDPQAKQAVRDLLADLGWREEWITDLGGIRTARATEAAILFVPHVIRSGGFAPFAISVAR
- a CDS encoding inositol monophosphatase family protein; the encoded protein is MSEALQATDVAAVDADLLDRTVIAVRAAGTALRERFGEVVDYRTREELMRALAANDDAALDILRPGLTRLRPQAGWVEEELDGGALPPGEWWVVDPAEGNVNHLHALPEWAVTATLVRDNRPVLTVVHLPLTGETYTALAGAGAHLDGRPLQVSRTADLGLSIVATSQARPDEDEEVVRRVGSSITAMLFDALVVRTAVPATLHLVNVAAGRTDAFWQFAGARADLLPGALLVTEAGGRISDAEGRPWTPQSGSFLAAAPGVHAEAVATLSR
- a CDS encoding LysR family transcriptional regulator; translation: MQLDLNLLAALDALLEEGSVAGAAARLHVTAPAMSRSLGRIRRTTGDQILVRTGRTMTPTPYAIAVRQQVHELLHEVQGVLAPSRELDLATLERTFTLRWHDSLVALSGPALLAAVRGQAPGVRLRFVAESNVDTPDLRRGEVDLEANANRPSAPDIRTENLGGTRVVVVVRQGHPLTRVRTVTAEQYAAAEHVTVSRRGNLSNALDEALAALGLTRRVVATAPTEAAALEFARGSDLLISVPEATTRSAAADLGLAVLRLPLDLPSAPVYLSWHQRYDTDQAHAWLRGLARTALAVGGAA